In Onychostoma macrolepis isolate SWU-2019 chromosome 12, ASM1243209v1, whole genome shotgun sequence, a single window of DNA contains:
- the bhlha15 gene encoding class A basic helix-loop-helix protein 15: protein MKSKGKGSKRGRQSWTEQDDPDFTLETEPGSSEQEGSEASVRLGGTWRTLRGERHGGSRVGTRRRRQHGSAKERNVRRLESNERERQRMHKLNNAFQALREAIPHVKTDKKLSKIETLTLAKNYIKALTTIILGMSNACLPHPESDMATHASRLLQCYQQHLQEEGEEDLSNYLSHIHSFNQDS from the coding sequence ATGAAGTCCAAAGGAAAGGGGTCAAAGCGGGGCAGACAGTCTTGGACAGAGCAGGACGACCCAGACTTTACACTGGAAACGGAGCCAGGTTCCAGCGAGCAGGAAGGTTCAGAGGCGTCCGTGAGGCTGGGAGGCACATGGAGAACATTGAGGGGCGAGAGGCACGGTGGTTCCCGCGTGGGCACACGTCGCAGGCGGCAGCACGGCAGCGCTAAGGAACGCAACGTCCGCAGGCTGGAGAGTaacgagagagagaggcagaggaTGCACAAACTCAACAACGCCTTTCAGGCCCTACGGGAGGCCATTCCTCACGTCAAAACAGACAAGAAACTTTCCAAGATTGAGACTCTCACGCTGGCAAAGAACTACATCAAGGCCTTAACCACAATCATCCTGGGCATGTCAAATGCCTGCCTGCCTCACCCTGAGAGTGACATGGCGACTCATGCCTCCCGGCTCCTGCAGTGCTATCAGCAGCATCTACAGGAGGAGGGAGAGGAGGATTTGTCCAACTACCTGAGCCACATTCACAGCTTCAACCAGGACAGCTAA